The Echinimonas agarilytica genomic sequence ATTCGGGCAAGGTTGTTTTTATTTCTGCCACTGAAAGCAGCCTTGAAAATGCAGTCGCACAGGCAAAAGACGGTGACGTGATTGAATTGGGTGACGGTGTTTATAACGTCAATAAGATTCTGAAATTAAATAAAACACTGAGCTTTCGTGCAAAAAATCGTCAACAGGCAAAAGTCCTATTCGACCGCTCGACCTTGTTTGAAATTGCCAACGGCGGCAGCCTCAAAATTGATGGCTTAGTGCTTGATGGAAAAGATAGTTCGGACTCTGCTGGCAATGTACTTATTCGAACCTCAAAGTGGGGCATGATCACCACGTATCGCTTTGAAATGATTAATAGCTTGGTGCAAAACCTCGATGTCAATCATTCCTATCATTTCTTTGACTCAGGCAGCCGAGCATTTGCTTTCGCGATTGATTTTCACAACAACCAATTTAAAGCCATCACCGGTGACATTTTACGACTGAACAAAGAAACCGATGATCTGGGCATTTACAACGCTGAGTATATTCGCCTGACAGGAAATCACTTTGAACATGTTAAAGGCGCACTTGCCGATGTGTATCGTGGCGGCACCGATGAAAGTACCTTTGGTCCCCACTTTATCTTTGAAAATAATCAGGTTCGAGATGCTGGGCTTGGCAAGCGGAACAAATTGAAGGCGTCGATTCGATTGCATGGCAACCAAGTGGCCAACATCAGTCACAACCTGTTTAAAGATTCAGCAAAAGTCATGTTGGAGCACACGGTTGGAGAGCCTCAATCTCTTATTCGAGGCAATGAATTTAATGGCACTCCAAAGCCTGAAATTGTTGAGTTACGTGTTGCCGGACCACACACCGCCAAGTTGATGAATAACCGAGTGCTGTAAGCACGAACCATAATTCGGTTCATTATTAGGTAACGGACATGATGTTTTTACAGTTCAAACAGTACCTTTATACAATGCAACGAGCGCTATGTGTTGCGGTATTCTTATTCGTTGCCGCGATGTGCCCCAAAGTCATTGCGGCACAACACCCTAACTTGGTGATCACTGCGAGTGACGTGGTAGCGATGCGCCAAGCGATGACTCAACCTGGCTTATTTCAAGACGCCTTTCGCGCCAAAGTGGCTGACGTTGATCAGCTGCTTCTTGAGCCTGTCGATATCCCTGTGCCGCTGCATGCAGGAGGGGGCTATACCCATGAGCGACACAAAAATAACTATAAGTTAATGTTTAATGCAGCGGTGCTTTATCAGCTTACCGGTGATGTTAAATACGCAAACCATGTGCGCGATATGTTGCTGGAGTATGCCAAGCTGTATCCCACACTGCCGATCCACCCGCAAAAGAAAAGCAGTAACGCTGGCAAGCTGTTTTGGCAAGGTCTTAACGAAGCGGTTTGGTTGGTTTATACCATTCAAGCTTACGATGCGATTATTCCTGCGCTCGATGATGCAACTCGCCAAACCATCGAGAACGGTGTGCTTCGCCCAGTGGCTTTGTTCCTCTCCGAGCAATCTCCTCATACTTTTAATTTAGTGCACAACCACGGCACATGGGCCACAACGGCTGTGGGTATGACAGGTTATGTATTAGGTGAACGAGATTGGGTTGAAAAAGCACTTTACGATTTAGAAAAGTCGGGGAAAGGCGGCTTTTTGCGTCAGCTCGATGAGTTATTTTCTCCTGCCGGTTACTACAACGAAGGGCCGTACTACCAGCGCTATGCGCTAATGCCATTCGTGACTTTTGCGAAGGCGATTGAGGTGAACGAGCCGGAGCGGAAAATATTTGAGTATCGCGATGGAATCGTACTCAAAGCGATCGAGACCACCATTCAGCTGAGCTACAACAATCTGTTCTTCCCGCTGAACGATGCCATCAAAAGCAAAGGTATTGATACCATTGAATTGGTTAACGGTGTTGCCATCGCCTACGGTCTAACAGGCGAAACTGGCCTGTTAAGCATTGCCCAGCAACAAGACCAAATTCTACTCACCGGGGACGGCCTTAAAGTGGCCCGAGCTATCGAGCAAGGACTGGCCACTCCCTTTGATTTTAAATCCATAGCGTTTGGCGATGGTGCCGACGGTATGCAAGGTGCGTTTGTCGTGATGCGCCAGCGTAATCATGGCGATCAGGCACTGGTCTTTAAAGCCACTGCTCAGGGCTTGGGTCATGGTCATTTCGACAAATTAAATTGGCAGTTTTATGATACCGACGAAGAGATCGTAAGTGACTATGGCGCGGCCCGTTTTCTCAATGTAGAAGCCAAGTTTGGCGGTCGCTATTTGCCCGAAAATAAAACCTATGCGAAGCAAACTGTTGCTCACAATACGCTGGTGGTAGACGAAATAAGTCACTTCGAAGGAATCACCAAAGAAGGTAATAAGCACCACCCAGAACTACTTTTCTTTGGTAATCACGAGCGCGTTAAAATTGCTGCCGCAACGATTGATTCAGCCTACCCAGATACCGCATTCACTCGCACGATTGCGTTGCTGAATTTGGCCCCAGAAAAATCCTTAGTGGTGGACGTGCTTAGCGCCGAGTCAGATTCGGTGCATCAATACGATCTTCCGGTGCACTATCAAGGCCATTTGATAGAAACCAACTTTGAACTTAACACGCAACTCAGTGCACTCACACCTTTAGGACAAGATTCGGGTTATCAACATTTATGGTTGAAGTCTTCCGCCACACCCAAAGGCCCTTTGGCTAAGGTGACTTGGTTGAATAAGAACGGCCGCTTCTACACCTTAACGGCCCTTCAGTCGCAGGGCACAAACGTACTATTTACTCAACTCGGCGCGAATGACCCGCAATTTAATCTCAGAGCGGAAAACGCATTTATTTTTAGGGTGGCGAATGCCAAATCACATGATTTTGTCAGTGTGTTAGAGCCGCATGGCGAATACAACCCTTCTAAAGAATACACCCTCACCGGATCAAGCCAAGTCGTTGATTTAATACATCAGCGTCACGACGAGGTTCAGGTGATAGAAGTCAGTTTTAACGATGGTTCAGTGTATGTGTTGGCGTTCCATCTTGGTCAGGAGTCCGAGGGCATGCATGCCTTCATTCATAAGGGACAGAAGTTCCAATTCTCCAGTCATTTCCAACTATTCGATATTCAATAATTTGAGCTTTTTTGAGGAAGTAATGATGATTCAGAGCGAACATTTCTTGTTTGGTGACGATATTCCAGTTGAAGATATTGGTGGCGGTTTGTCGCGCCAAATTATGGGGTACAACGAAGAGCTCATGGCAGTGAAAGTGTTTTTTGAAAAAGGCGCTGAAGGCTATGTGCACAAGCATCGCCACTCTCAGGTGTCATACGTTGAAAAGGGCACATTCGAAGTGAATGTGGATGGCAAAATAAAAACGTTAACTGCGGGTGATTGTTTTTTTGTGCCACCGAACGTGGATCACGGTGCGGTATGCACAACAGGTGGCATTCTGATCGACGTATTTAGTCCAATGCGCGAAGACTTTGTTGGGGAATAATGACTATGACTGTTAAAGGCTTACGTTGGATTGTGGTATCGCTCGTTGCGATTGCTACGGTCATCAACTATATCGACCGCTCAGCACTCGCTGTGATGTGGCCTGGTATTGCAGAAGATTTAGGGTTGGGCAAGCAAGACTATGCCAACATTATCACGGTCTTCATGATTTCATATGCCATAGGGCAGTCGCTATTTGGCAAAATATTTGATGCCGTAGGCACTCGTATTGGCTTTCTGCTCTCGATTGTTGTTTGGTCGGTATCTATTGCTCTGCATGCCATTGCGACCACGGCAATGTCGTTTGGTATTTTCCGTTTCCTTTTAGGATTAGGTGAGGCGGGCAACTGGCCGGGAGCAACGAAAGCGAATGCTGAATGGTTTCCCATTAAAGAGCGCGCTTTGGCCCAAGGTATCTTTAACTCGGGTGCGTCACTAGGTTCCATCATTGCGCCGCCTTTGATTGCATTCTTGTATGCATTCTTAGGGTGGAAAGCAACTTTCATCGTGATTGGTTCTATGGGATTCATTTGGATTGTGCCATGGATGATTATTTATAAGTCGGCACCCGATGCGCATCCTTGGATTTCATCGGATGAGCGCCAATACATTTTGTCGGGGCAAAAACCTGACGTAGAAAAACAAAGTGCTCAAGACGAGTATGTTCCAACCTTTAAGGAATTGTTAGGGCATCGTCAAGCATGGGGAGTGATTGCATCACGCTTTTTCATCGACCCTATTTGGTGGTTGTTTGTGGCTTGGCTGCCGCTCTACCTGAATGAAAAATTTGGGTTTAACGTGAAGGAAATCGGAGCTTTTGCTTGGGTTCCATATGTGGGCGCGGCCATTGGTGCAATTTTTGGTGGCTGGCTCAGCGGCCGTTTGATCGCCAAAGGTTGGGATGTGAGCAAAGCGCGCAAAACTGTGATTGTGTTGGGAGGCGTGGTGATGCTGCCGGCTTTATTGCTGACTGCTCAAGCAGGCACGCCTATGATGGCTATGTTGCTGATTGCACTAATTTTGTTTGGTTTTCAAACAGCCATCGGCAATATTCAAACTCTACCCAGTGACTTCTTCTCTGGTAAAACCGTGGGAACTTTAGCGGGGCTCAGTGGCACATCGGCAGTCTTGAGTGTGATCATTACCATCCAATTGGTTCCTATGATGACAGAAGGCGGCAATTACACGCCATTCTTCATTTTAGGGGCATCGCTGGTGCCGTTGTATTTGATTGCGATTTGGTTTGCAGGGCGTATTGAGCCTGTTCAGAAGAAGAAGTGATTCGATGAGACGTATTTATTTATTAGGCGAGTGTATGGTGGAGTTGTCACAGACTTCAGGCGGCCTTTTAAAGCAGTCGTATGCGGGTGATGCATACAACACGGCTGTTTATTTGAAGCGCATGTTTAGTGAGGTTCAAGTCAATTTTTTCACCACTGTGGGTGAAGACCAATTGAGCGACAACATGGTGACTTCTTTTGAATCAGAGCAGATTGGTACCGACTTGGTCTTTCGTGCGAAAGATAAAGCTCCTGGCCTGTACATGATCGACACCGACGATGACGGTGAACGCAGTTTTACCTACTGGCGTGAATGCTCGGCAGCGCGTCAAGCTATGCAGTTTGTCACAGCAGAAGTGGTAGGACAGCTTTGCATGGGCGATGTGTTTTTCTTTTCGGGCATATCGCTGGCAGTGATTGAGCCCAATGACCGAGAAATATTTTGGTTGTTAATGCGAAAGCTCAAAGATACTGGAGTCAAGATTGCATTTGATCCTAATTATCGAGCGCGCATGTGGAAAGACAAAACAGAAGCTAAGATTCAATTTGAACGCGCATTTAGAATGGCTGATTTA encodes the following:
- a CDS encoding heparinase II/III domain-containing protein; amino-acid sequence: MMFLQFKQYLYTMQRALCVAVFLFVAAMCPKVIAAQHPNLVITASDVVAMRQAMTQPGLFQDAFRAKVADVDQLLLEPVDIPVPLHAGGGYTHERHKNNYKLMFNAAVLYQLTGDVKYANHVRDMLLEYAKLYPTLPIHPQKKSSNAGKLFWQGLNEAVWLVYTIQAYDAIIPALDDATRQTIENGVLRPVALFLSEQSPHTFNLVHNHGTWATTAVGMTGYVLGERDWVEKALYDLEKSGKGGFLRQLDELFSPAGYYNEGPYYQRYALMPFVTFAKAIEVNEPERKIFEYRDGIVLKAIETTIQLSYNNLFFPLNDAIKSKGIDTIELVNGVAIAYGLTGETGLLSIAQQQDQILLTGDGLKVARAIEQGLATPFDFKSIAFGDGADGMQGAFVVMRQRNHGDQALVFKATAQGLGHGHFDKLNWQFYDTDEEIVSDYGAARFLNVEAKFGGRYLPENKTYAKQTVAHNTLVVDEISHFEGITKEGNKHHPELLFFGNHERVKIAAATIDSAYPDTAFTRTIALLNLAPEKSLVVDVLSAESDSVHQYDLPVHYQGHLIETNFELNTQLSALTPLGQDSGYQHLWLKSSATPKGPLAKVTWLNKNGRFYTLTALQSQGTNVLFTQLGANDPQFNLRAENAFIFRVANAKSHDFVSVLEPHGEYNPSKEYTLTGSSQVVDLIHQRHDEVQVIEVSFNDGSVYVLAFHLGQESEGMHAFIHKGQKFQFSSHFQLFDIQ
- a CDS encoding cupin domain-containing protein, coding for MMIQSEHFLFGDDIPVEDIGGGLSRQIMGYNEELMAVKVFFEKGAEGYVHKHRHSQVSYVEKGTFEVNVDGKIKTLTAGDCFFVPPNVDHGAVCTTGGILIDVFSPMREDFVGE
- a CDS encoding MFS transporter → MTVKGLRWIVVSLVAIATVINYIDRSALAVMWPGIAEDLGLGKQDYANIITVFMISYAIGQSLFGKIFDAVGTRIGFLLSIVVWSVSIALHAIATTAMSFGIFRFLLGLGEAGNWPGATKANAEWFPIKERALAQGIFNSGASLGSIIAPPLIAFLYAFLGWKATFIVIGSMGFIWIVPWMIIYKSAPDAHPWISSDERQYILSGQKPDVEKQSAQDEYVPTFKELLGHRQAWGVIASRFFIDPIWWLFVAWLPLYLNEKFGFNVKEIGAFAWVPYVGAAIGAIFGGWLSGRLIAKGWDVSKARKTVIVLGGVVMLPALLLTAQAGTPMMAMLLIALILFGFQTAIGNIQTLPSDFFSGKTVGTLAGLSGTSAVLSVIITIQLVPMMTEGGNYTPFFILGASLVPLYLIAIWFAGRIEPVQKKK
- a CDS encoding sugar kinase, coding for MRRIYLLGECMVELSQTSGGLLKQSYAGDAYNTAVYLKRMFSEVQVNFFTTVGEDQLSDNMVTSFESEQIGTDLVFRAKDKAPGLYMIDTDDDGERSFTYWRECSAARQAMQFVTAEVVGQLCMGDVFFFSGISLAVIEPNDREIFWLLMRKLKDTGVKIAFDPNYRARMWKDKTEAKIQFERAFRMADLVLPGIEDFTQLYGFDDLSSIKKFCGAHGIDELIIKNGAKSVYCMSEQQVQEIEISPVSGVVDTTSAGDSFNGGYMGARLQGLSIADSVAVGATVAGFVILHPGAIVPNQTFTKFNEQIIQPALLNMAETCQ